The Flaviramulus sp. BrNp1-15 genome has a window encoding:
- the msrB gene encoding peptide-methionine (R)-S-oxide reductase MsrB has translation MHINKFLLLFILSLFFSCNSKAQKQSKKIEESFKVSKTEAEWKAQLTDTEFYVLRKAGTERRFSSPFNKNYDDGIYVCKACNTPLFKSEHKFDSGSGWPSFDREIEGNVAFSTDYDLGYARTEEHCATCGGHLGHVFNDGPRETTGKRHCINGVALKFIPKED, from the coding sequence ATGCATATTAACAAATTTCTATTATTATTTATTTTGTCGTTGTTTTTTAGTTGTAATTCAAAAGCCCAAAAACAATCTAAAAAAATAGAAGAATCATTTAAAGTCTCTAAAACTGAGGCTGAATGGAAAGCTCAACTAACTGATACAGAGTTTTATGTACTAAGAAAAGCAGGTACAGAACGACGTTTCTCCAGTCCTTTTAATAAAAATTACGATGATGGAATTTACGTTTGTAAAGCATGCAACACACCGCTTTTTAAAAGTGAACACAAGTTTGATTCTGGCAGTGGATGGCCAAGTTTTGATAGAGAAATTGAAGGTAATGTAGCCTTTTCTACAGATTATGATTTAGGTTATGCCAGAACAGAAGAACACTGTGCTACTTGTGGCGGGCATTTAGGGCATGTTTTTAATGATGGTCCAAGAGAAACAACTGGTAAACGTCACTGTATTAATGGGGTGGCACTAAAATTTATACCAAAAGAAGATTAA